In Carya illinoinensis cultivar Pawnee chromosome 10, C.illinoinensisPawnee_v1, whole genome shotgun sequence, one DNA window encodes the following:
- the LOC122278428 gene encoding uncharacterized protein LOC122278428 gives MEEVGSIMRLIWTRRNEVVHGKEFRHPNSIIHKAQDDLTCYKMVKHNPLNGRVAKPTRRLQSWTTPPEGLYKLNWDVAINQPLNQIGIGAIIRDYNGQVFGTIRARRNLNLFPFTVEAYAMMMAVIFCKEASFHSVLFEGDSLKVVERMQKTVKDWSQGGLIIEDTKLVLQDFVNWKFCHTKRDSNMATHLLAKNALLTDCDLYELEVIPFCIRHAVLLDICNSMV, from the coding sequence ATGGAGGAAGTAGGCTCAATTATGAGACTTATATGGACAAGAAGAAATGAGGTTGTGCATGGGAAGGAATTCAGACATCCAAACTCTATTATACATAAGGCTCAAGATGATCTTACTTGTTACAAAATGGTAAAACATAATCCTTTGAATGGTAGAGTTGCAAAGCCCACTAGAAGACTTCAAAGCTGGACTACACCACCTGAGGGATTATACAAACTGAATTGGGATGTTGCCATAAACCAACCTCTAAATCAAATAGGTATTGGGGCTATCATCAGAGATTATAATGGCCAAGTTTTTGGTACAATACGAGCTAGAAGAAATTTAAATCTCTTCCCTTTTACTGTTGAAGCTTATGCAATGATGATGGCGGTTATCTTTTGTAAAGAAGCTAGTTTCCATTCAGTCCTTTTCGAAGGAGACTCACTCAAAGTGGTGGAAAGGATGCAGAAGACAGTCAAGGATTGGAGCCAAGGAGGTTTAATTATTGAAGACACTAAACTGGTCCTACAAGATTTTGTTAATTGGAAGTTTTGTCACACAAAGAGGGATTCAAATATGGCAACCCACTTACTAGCCAAGAATGCCCTTCTAACTGATTGTGATCTCTATGAATTAGAGGTGATACCATTTTGTATTAGACATGCTGTTCTCTTAGATATTTGTAATAGCATGGTTTAA
- the LOC122278429 gene encoding uncharacterized protein LOC122278429, producing MALSTAFRERLEHMEHSRNQRISQLQAEKEWQANKSQVLEWKHANIRAMEQRCLVLDQKIAANNFKISALKSEIESLDAKYCTDSQQLRILRREVEELGELEKERDKFYELKICEMKEFNESVKKFVVECRMRIEELKNCKKEQQSTITNLHGNNKYFSNSEIAAAEMRKSELMAVKESLDKSMASSYRLRAQLQKQLQNMSLST from the exons ATGGCGCTTTCCACTGCATTCCGCGAACGGCTTGAGCACATGGAACACAGCAGAAACCAACGTATCTCTCAGCTTCAG GCCGAGAAAGAATGGCAAGCGAACAAGTCTCAGGTCTTGGAGTGGAAGCACGCAAACATCAGGGCCATGGAACAAAGGTGCTTAGTGTTGGATCAAAAGATAGCGGCAAATAACTTCAAGATCTCGGCACTCAAGTCCGAGATCGAGAGTCTCGATGCCAAATACTGCACCGACTCGCAACAATTGAG GATTTTGAGGAGGGAGGTAGAGGAGCTTGGGGAGTTGGAGAAGGAGAGGGATAAGTTTTACGAATTGAAGATTTGTGAGATGAAGGAGTTCAATGAAAGTGTGAAGAAGTTCGTCGTGGAATGTCGAATGCGtattgaggaattgaagaattgcaaaaaagAG CAGCAGTCAACTATCACCAATCTCCACGGAAACAATAAATACTTTAGCAATTCAGAGATAGCTGCAGCTGAAATGAGAAAGTCTGAGCTCATGGCTGTGAAAGAGAGTTTGGATAAAAGCATGGCTTCTAGTTATCGGTTGAGAGCACAGTTGCAAAAGCAGCTCCAAAATATGTCGTTGTCGACCTAA
- the LOC122278769 gene encoding glucan endo-1,3-beta-glucosidase 14-like produces the protein MADFRSRMAVSHFFIIFSLIYFSGFGFLQGITALGINYGQVGDNLLSPQKVLHLLSSLKLTKARIYDTNPQILTAFANSNIELIVTVENEMLAQLIDPQQALQWVSTHIKPYFPATRITGIAVGNEIFTGDDSTLMAYLVPAMVSIHGALVQLGLDSHIQVSTPSSLAVLAESYPPSAGSFKSEVYATMSQVLKFLASTKSPFWINAYPYFAYKDDPERISLDYVLFNPNSGMVDPYTKLHYDNMLYAQVDAVIFAMDRMGYGGIEVRVSETGWPSKGDLNEVGATIENAAVYNRNLLRRQLQNEGTPLRPNIRVEVYLFALFNEDLKPGPTSERNYGLYHPDGTMSYNIGLSTLSSTSSTSATSIFLTSSATKAAKMENESLVYSMIVYLLTFQVLMRRQT, from the exons ATGGCAGATTTTAGGAGTAGAATGGCCGTGAgccatttttttatcatattttctcTGATCTACTTCTCAG GCTTTGGATTTCTTCAAGGGATCACAGCACTTGGAATCAACTATGGTCAAGTGGGAGATAATTTGTTATCACCCCAAAAAGTCCTCCATCTTTTAAGCTCCCTTAAGCTAACAAAAGCTAGAATCTACGACACCAATCCTCAAATATTGACGGCATTCGCCAACTCCAACATAGAACTCATTGTCACAGTCGAAAACGAAATGCTAGCTCAGTTGATCGACCCACAACAAGCCCTTCAGTGGGTCAGCACCCATATCAAGCCTTACTTTCCTGCTACAAGAATCACCGGAATAGCAGTCGGAAACGAGATATTCACCGGCGACGACTCAACTCTAATGGCGTATCTTGTTCCAGCCATGGTCAGCATTCATGGTGCTCTAGTTCAATTAGGTCTAGACTCACACATTCAAGTCTCGACACCAAGTTCTCTTGCTGTTCTTGCCGAGTCATATCCACCTTCGGCCGGAAGTTTCAAAAGCGAAGTCTACGCCACAATGTCTCAAGTACTAAAGTTCTTGGCAAGCACCAAATCACCCTTTTGGATCAATGCCTATCCATATTTTGCATATAAGGATGACCCAGAAAGGATTTCTCTGGACTACGTTCTTTTCAATCCTAATTCAGGAATGGTCGATCCTTATACCAAGCTGCACTATGACAACATGCTCTATGCTCAGGTAGATGCAGTCATTTTTGCTATGGATAGGATGGGTTATGGCGGAATAGAGGTTAGAGTCTCTGAAACTGGTTGGCCTTCGAAAGGGGACCTCAATGAAGTTGGTGCCACGATAGAGAATGCTGCCGTTTACAACAGGAACTTGCTGAGAAGGCAACTGCAGAATGAAGGGACACCTTTGAGGCCTAACATCAGGGTTGAAGTTTATCTTTTTGCTTTGTTTAATGAGGATTTAAAGCCAGGACCAACTTCAGAAAGGAATTATGGCCTGTATCATCCAGATGGAACCATGTCTTACAATATAGGACTCTCTACCTTATCAAGCACTTCCTCAACTTCAGCAACTTCCATTTTTCTTACTTCCTCTGCCACAAAG GCTGCAAAAATGGAAAACGAAAGCTTGGTGTACTCGATGATTGTGTATTTGCTGACCTTCCAAGTTTTGATGAGAAGACAAACTTAA